One segment of Carya illinoinensis cultivar Pawnee chromosome 1, C.illinoinensisPawnee_v1, whole genome shotgun sequence DNA contains the following:
- the LOC122289239 gene encoding protein ENHANCED DISEASE RESISTANCE 2-like isoform X1, with protein sequence MGSSQTDVKMEGWLYLIRLNRFGLQYSRKRYFTLEGNCLRCYKTTPTSEREEPVRSAMIDFCIRVSDNGRETINRKVIFIFTLYNTSNHSDQLKLGASSSEEAAKWIHSLQDAASKECPNPAKRKCLPLSRLGGSEKDHKHSIESTICSSMHVEAMTSDVIAPSPWKIFGCHNGLRLFKEAKDWDSRGKHWDDHPAIMAVGVIDGTSEAIFQTLMSLGPSRSEWDFCFYQGSVVEHLDGHTDIIQKQLYSDWLPWGMRRRDLLLRRYWRREDDGTYVILYHSVFHKKCRPKGGYVRACLKSGGYVITPVNQGKQSLVKHMLAIDWKFWKLYMRPSSARSITIAMLERVAALRELFRAKAGNYSSEFSSGEFTSDVGLSQSKEEDIKTEVQSPEETGKIEEAVSVEDEVEIPRSGRPSLMGLNDAADEFFDVSEPADCDNFENERSSGLTTEEHSVNKYQPKLPSAASLVKKLHDFAVQKKGYMDLQDLAREYARCSYGVTLQKDPSCSLPCSWAAADPSSFLIRGESYLQDHKKIKAKGTLMQMVGADWLRSDRREVDLGSRLGSIIQKSAEQGGPEFFFIVNIQVPGPTMYTLALYYMMKTPLEDNSLLHAFVNGDDAFRNSRFKLIPYISKGSWIVKQSVGKKACLVGQALDLQYFRGKNYFELVIDVGSSTVARGVVSLVLGYLNNLVIELAFLIQGNTQEELPEFLLGTCRINHLDASKSVVVEP encoded by the exons ATGGGTAGCTCACAAACCGATGTGAAAATGGAAGGATGGCTTTATCTCATTCGGCTCAATCGGTTTGGGTTGCAATACTCACGCAAGAGGTACTTCACTCTCGAAGGCAATTGCCTCAGGTGTTACAAAACGACACCCACCTCTGAGAGAGAG GAGCCAGTTAGAAGTGCAATGATAGACTTCTGCATTCGAGTTTCAGACAATGGAAGAGAGACCATTAATAGAAAA GTAATCTTTATTTTCACACTTTATAATACCTCCAATCACAGTGATCAGCTAAAG TTGGGAGCAAGTAGTTCAGAAGAAGCAGCAAAATGGATACACTCCTTGCAAGATGCTGCATCAAAG GAGTGCCCAAATCCAGCAAAGAGGAAGTGCCTACCATTAAG CAGATTAGGTGGTTCAGAGAAAGATCATAAGCATTCTATAGAATCGACTATTTGCTCATCCATGCACGTGGAGGCAATGACATCTGATGTTATTGCACCCTCACCCTGGAAAATTTTTGGCTGTCATAATG GATTACGGCTTTTCAAAGAAGCAAAAGATTGGGATTCCCGTGGGAAG CATTGGGATGATCATCCAGCAATAATGGCAGTTGGTGTGATTGATGGAACTTCAGAGGCCATTTTCCAGACTCTTATGTCTCTTGGTCCTTCGAGATCAGA ATGGGACTTCTGTTTTTACCAGGGCAGTGTGGTTGAGCACCTTGATGGTCACACAGATATTATTCAGAAGCAGTTATACAGCGATTGGCTACCTTG GGGGATGAGGCGAAGAGATTTACTTTTGAGACGCTATTGGAGAAGAGAGGATGATGGCACATATG TAATTCTATATCATTCTGTGTTTCACAAGAAGTGTCGACCAAAAGGAGGCTATGTTCGTGCTTGTCTTAAAA GTGGAGGATATGTAATAACTCCTGTGAACCAAGGGAAACAGTCTCTTGTGAAGCACATGCTTGCTATCGATTGGAAGTTCTGGAAATTATATATGCGCCCATCATCAGCCAGATCCATAACTATCGCTATGCTTGAGAGAGTTGCGG CATTGAGGGAACTGTTCAGAGCCAAAGCGGGAAATTATTCCTCTGAGTTCTCATCTGGAGAGTTCACCAGCGATGTTGGGTTGTCCCAGAGTAAGGAGGAGGACATAAAAACTGAAGTTCAGAGCCCAGAAGAAACAGGGAAGATTGAGGAGGCTGTTTCCGTAGAAGATGAGGTAGAAATACCACGTTCTGGCCGTCCAAGTTTAATGGGACTGAATGATGCTGCCGATGAGTTCTTTGATGTTTCTGAACCAGCAGACTGCGACAATTTTGAGAATGAGAGGTCTTCTGGCTTGACTACAGAAGAGCACTCCGTG AATAAATACCAGCCCAAACTGCCATCAGCAGCCAGTCTAGTGAAAAAGTTGCATGATTTTGCAG TTCAGAAGAAAGGGTATATGGACTTACAAGATCTGGCCAGGGAATATGCACGGTGCTCTTATGGAGTCACTCTGCAGAAAGACCCAAGTTGTAGTTTACCTTGCAGTTGGGCAGCAGCTGATCCTTCTTCATTTTTAATACGTGGAGAAAGTTATTTACAAGACCATAAAAAG ATTAAGGCAAAAGGCACCTTGATGCAAATGGTTGGTGCAGATTGGCTAAGATCTGACAGGCGAGAAGTTGATCTTGGTAGCCGGCTTGGTAGTATCATTCAG AAGTCTGCAGAACAGGGTGGACCGGAATTTTTCTTCATCGTCAACATACAG GTCCCGGGTCCAACCATGTATACCTTGGCTCTATATTACATGATGAAAACTCCTCTAGAAGACAATTCGTTGCTACATGCTTTTGTCAATGGAGATGATGCCTTTAGGAATTCAAGATTCAAACTCATACCTTACATTTCAAAG GGATCATGGATAGTCAAACAAAGTGTTGGGAAGAAAGCATGTTTGGTTGGTCAAGCACTCGATCTACAATATTTTCGTGGGAAAAACTATTTTGAG CTTGTAATCGATGTTGGATCTTCAACAGTGGCAAGGGGAGTGGTCAGTCTTGTTCTTGGATACCTGAACAATTTGGTCATAGAACTGGCATTTTTAATACAG gGCAACACGCAGGAGGAGCTCCCAGAATTTCTTCTCGGAACATGTCGAATTAATCATCTGGATGCATCGAAATCAGTGGTAGTAGAACCATAA
- the LOC122289239 gene encoding protein ENHANCED DISEASE RESISTANCE 2-like isoform X2 — translation MGSSQTDVKMEGWLYLIRLNRFGLQYSRKRYFTLEGNCLRCYKTTPTSEREEPVRSAMIDFCIRVSDNGRETINRKVIFIFTLYNTSNHSDQLKLGASSSEEAAKWIHSLQDAASKECPNPAKRKCLPLRLGGSEKDHKHSIESTICSSMHVEAMTSDVIAPSPWKIFGCHNGLRLFKEAKDWDSRGKHWDDHPAIMAVGVIDGTSEAIFQTLMSLGPSRSEWDFCFYQGSVVEHLDGHTDIIQKQLYSDWLPWGMRRRDLLLRRYWRREDDGTYVILYHSVFHKKCRPKGGYVRACLKSGGYVITPVNQGKQSLVKHMLAIDWKFWKLYMRPSSARSITIAMLERVAALRELFRAKAGNYSSEFSSGEFTSDVGLSQSKEEDIKTEVQSPEETGKIEEAVSVEDEVEIPRSGRPSLMGLNDAADEFFDVSEPADCDNFENERSSGLTTEEHSVNKYQPKLPSAASLVKKLHDFAVQKKGYMDLQDLAREYARCSYGVTLQKDPSCSLPCSWAAADPSSFLIRGESYLQDHKKIKAKGTLMQMVGADWLRSDRREVDLGSRLGSIIQKSAEQGGPEFFFIVNIQVPGPTMYTLALYYMMKTPLEDNSLLHAFVNGDDAFRNSRFKLIPYISKGSWIVKQSVGKKACLVGQALDLQYFRGKNYFELVIDVGSSTVARGVVSLVLGYLNNLVIELAFLIQGNTQEELPEFLLGTCRINHLDASKSVVVEP, via the exons ATGGGTAGCTCACAAACCGATGTGAAAATGGAAGGATGGCTTTATCTCATTCGGCTCAATCGGTTTGGGTTGCAATACTCACGCAAGAGGTACTTCACTCTCGAAGGCAATTGCCTCAGGTGTTACAAAACGACACCCACCTCTGAGAGAGAG GAGCCAGTTAGAAGTGCAATGATAGACTTCTGCATTCGAGTTTCAGACAATGGAAGAGAGACCATTAATAGAAAA GTAATCTTTATTTTCACACTTTATAATACCTCCAATCACAGTGATCAGCTAAAG TTGGGAGCAAGTAGTTCAGAAGAAGCAGCAAAATGGATACACTCCTTGCAAGATGCTGCATCAAAG GAGTGCCCAAATCCAGCAAAGAGGAAGTGCCTACCATTAAG ATTAGGTGGTTCAGAGAAAGATCATAAGCATTCTATAGAATCGACTATTTGCTCATCCATGCACGTGGAGGCAATGACATCTGATGTTATTGCACCCTCACCCTGGAAAATTTTTGGCTGTCATAATG GATTACGGCTTTTCAAAGAAGCAAAAGATTGGGATTCCCGTGGGAAG CATTGGGATGATCATCCAGCAATAATGGCAGTTGGTGTGATTGATGGAACTTCAGAGGCCATTTTCCAGACTCTTATGTCTCTTGGTCCTTCGAGATCAGA ATGGGACTTCTGTTTTTACCAGGGCAGTGTGGTTGAGCACCTTGATGGTCACACAGATATTATTCAGAAGCAGTTATACAGCGATTGGCTACCTTG GGGGATGAGGCGAAGAGATTTACTTTTGAGACGCTATTGGAGAAGAGAGGATGATGGCACATATG TAATTCTATATCATTCTGTGTTTCACAAGAAGTGTCGACCAAAAGGAGGCTATGTTCGTGCTTGTCTTAAAA GTGGAGGATATGTAATAACTCCTGTGAACCAAGGGAAACAGTCTCTTGTGAAGCACATGCTTGCTATCGATTGGAAGTTCTGGAAATTATATATGCGCCCATCATCAGCCAGATCCATAACTATCGCTATGCTTGAGAGAGTTGCGG CATTGAGGGAACTGTTCAGAGCCAAAGCGGGAAATTATTCCTCTGAGTTCTCATCTGGAGAGTTCACCAGCGATGTTGGGTTGTCCCAGAGTAAGGAGGAGGACATAAAAACTGAAGTTCAGAGCCCAGAAGAAACAGGGAAGATTGAGGAGGCTGTTTCCGTAGAAGATGAGGTAGAAATACCACGTTCTGGCCGTCCAAGTTTAATGGGACTGAATGATGCTGCCGATGAGTTCTTTGATGTTTCTGAACCAGCAGACTGCGACAATTTTGAGAATGAGAGGTCTTCTGGCTTGACTACAGAAGAGCACTCCGTG AATAAATACCAGCCCAAACTGCCATCAGCAGCCAGTCTAGTGAAAAAGTTGCATGATTTTGCAG TTCAGAAGAAAGGGTATATGGACTTACAAGATCTGGCCAGGGAATATGCACGGTGCTCTTATGGAGTCACTCTGCAGAAAGACCCAAGTTGTAGTTTACCTTGCAGTTGGGCAGCAGCTGATCCTTCTTCATTTTTAATACGTGGAGAAAGTTATTTACAAGACCATAAAAAG ATTAAGGCAAAAGGCACCTTGATGCAAATGGTTGGTGCAGATTGGCTAAGATCTGACAGGCGAGAAGTTGATCTTGGTAGCCGGCTTGGTAGTATCATTCAG AAGTCTGCAGAACAGGGTGGACCGGAATTTTTCTTCATCGTCAACATACAG GTCCCGGGTCCAACCATGTATACCTTGGCTCTATATTACATGATGAAAACTCCTCTAGAAGACAATTCGTTGCTACATGCTTTTGTCAATGGAGATGATGCCTTTAGGAATTCAAGATTCAAACTCATACCTTACATTTCAAAG GGATCATGGATAGTCAAACAAAGTGTTGGGAAGAAAGCATGTTTGGTTGGTCAAGCACTCGATCTACAATATTTTCGTGGGAAAAACTATTTTGAG CTTGTAATCGATGTTGGATCTTCAACAGTGGCAAGGGGAGTGGTCAGTCTTGTTCTTGGATACCTGAACAATTTGGTCATAGAACTGGCATTTTTAATACAG gGCAACACGCAGGAGGAGCTCCCAGAATTTCTTCTCGGAACATGTCGAATTAATCATCTGGATGCATCGAAATCAGTGGTAGTAGAACCATAA